The following DNA comes from Pseudophryne corroboree isolate aPseCor3 chromosome 8, aPseCor3.hap2, whole genome shotgun sequence.
GGACCTACAATGCGACTGCAGCtctgcccagagctattcaattactgccaGCTGCCCTGCACGTAAATGCAGATTTTTCCTAGCAGTTGTTCTAGGGGGCCCATTCGTCATTGATTGCATTTGCAATGCAATCTGGGTGATATAGTAGCAACCAAGATCTCATTGCAGAATGTCATCATATCGGCGAGATGTACCATCAGGCACCTGCAGGGACAGTCACTCCGAAAGGAGCCCATCCATGCGATGTGCCAAGCGTGGTTCCCGGGGCGTCTGCGCATGTATGGTCCCACTGACCACATATACACAGCGGCTATTTCCGGTGATGGTTTCGCGGGAACCCTCTACTGGCTGCAAATAGCCCATGCTGCCCATAGGCTATATAGGCGAGGGACAATCTTCacattccggatattggtaaatctaGCAGCATCGCATCCCCTATAGAAAGTTTCTATGGGGGAATGTGGTTGCAGGCAGGAATAGAGGGATCACAGCATATATCGGGGGGATACACTCAGGGGATACTTAATATATGAGGCTAACCCCCGGAAATCACCCATAATAGCCACAAATATCatttgataaattggcccctaacACTTGTTAAAAAGACTTTCCCATATTTTAACAAACAGACCACTAAGTCAGGAGTCAGAGGGAAAAAAGTAATTAAAAAAGGACAAAGGGTAATTACTTTCAGGCAGCCACATACAGAATATGAGCGGTGGCAGATAGAAAAGTGGAGACTGAGAAGATGGAAATTAGGATAGAGCATGGAAGAAAAGGACAAGAGAAAACAATGGACagtagcagggccggctccaggcatgttcgaatagagcggccgcgcagggcgccacccttaatgggcgccgtgcgctggcgccgccatattcgtacctggagccgaccctgctgttcagctctccccggcctttaactgtggtgcgcgatatgcgcgctgcgcggcgccggcgtctgacgtcagacgccggcgccgcacagcgcgcatacaGCACACCACCGTTGAAGTCATCCAGGCAAGCCTGCAGAcagccacactccccctccccgcagatCACACCACCGTTGGAAGAGTCCTCCAACCCCGGCCCgcaccctctgacagcagcagtgcctccctcccgcgccgcaggtattgtggggggcattaatggatctgtcactgggggcatatctggcactgtggggtcagctgcactgtggggggcatttatgtatcttgcactgtgggggcatttatgtatctggcactgtggggtcatctgcactgtgggggcatttatggatctgtcactgtgggggcatatctggcactgtggggtcagctgcactgtggggggcatttatgtatctggcactgtgggggcatatctggcactgtggggtcatctgcactgtgggggcatttatggatctgtcactgtgggggcatttacggatctgtcactgtgggggcatatctggcactgtcgggtcagctgcactgtggggggcatttatgtatctggcactgtgggggcatatctgcgctgtgggggcatttatgtatctgcactgtgggggcatttatgtatctggcactgtgtgggcatttatgtatctggcactgtgggggcatttctgtatctggcactgtgggggcatttctgtatctggcactgtgggggcatatcggcactgtgggggcatttatgtatctggcactgtgggggtatatctgcactgtgggggcacttatttatctggcactgtgggggcatttatttatctggcactgtggggggcatttatttatctggccctgtggggggcatttatttatctggcactgtggggggcatttatttatctggcactgtgggggcatatctggcactgggggcatttaatgtatctggcactgtgggggcatttatttatctggcactgtgggggacatttatttatctggcactgctggggggcatgtcatgtagtgttcccgctaggcgtctgtggctaggcaatgtgtctcagtgctctccctggtgcaatgtgtctcagtgctgtgcctggcgcaaagtgtataggaggttctacctggtgcagtgtgtattagctgcactactgtgtggtgtaatgcaaattgccactattatgtggccacgtaccttccccacgaagaaactccccttaatttttgctgcgcgccttcggcgcgcactgtccatgctttggcatgtaggTATGGGaataacaagcagtatgtacatcattttgccctcctaacttaaaaatgtgccctccctgtgatcagcaccatgccctaaaaagtgaacactatcatgtgtagctggcactgctgggggcatgtcatgtgtagctggcactgctgcggggcatgtcatgtgtagctggcactgctgcggggcatgtcatgtgtagctggcactgctggggggcatgtcatgtctatctggcactgcacattatgtgtatatctggcactatactggagacattgtgtgtaaggaacactactgtggctatgtgtaaggctgctaattgtgtgaaaatatatttatagtttgatgatatgaagttacgaggccacgcccacttttccagaggccacacccacttttccgggagcgcgcgtcttcggcgcgcgcatgggggggggggggcgcttttacattttctcgctcagggtgctagtaggcctggagccggccctggacagTAGTATAGATCACTATAACACTGGGATATGTGTACAGCAACAGCCAGGGCCGGCCTGACCTTAATTCTTTTTGGTAAGCGAGTTTAGACTTTGgcaccccttgatgggatcaaattttaaaaggggTGCGGTCTCAcaagaaatgggtgtggccacacaatagtacccgcaGGGGTACAAGGAGTtagtgtggggaggggggaggggaatgcacatgcaactaggtcagtgatggggaacctttggcactccaacaGTTGTTGAACTAtagatcccagcataccctgctacagttttaacatggccaaatagcaaaactgtagcagggcatgctgggatgtgtagttgaacaacagctggagtgccaacagCAATATACTGTAAACCAGAGCAAGAATGAATGCTCAGCACAATGTATAGGTAGGTTCATACTATTCTATTCTAAATCTATCGGAAGAATTTACAGAATGAAGAAAAGTCAATGGCACAGCAAATTTGTGTCATTACTGACCTTTGTGCGACTGCTGCATTTATGATGCAATTAGCTAATGTTTTACAAAGCTTCCCAGATCGTTATAAGCCTCAGTTGAGAATCTGACTATCCTGTATTACATAAAAACATTAAACTTTGTATCCTGGTCTGTTGCTAGAACTCGAGTTAACAAGTAACCATGATTTCAACTGTATGGCCAGGTACCCTACGTTAGTGAGCTCATTAAGTGCACACAGCCTGGAGATATAGATCAATAGGTAAACCATAACTACAAAGACAATAAAATACCCTGCCTCTGTGGAGGGCAAGGGCCAAGTCGGGACTCCAGAGACAAACTTACATTTCAGCAGCAGCTTTATTCTGTCACAGTACAAGGAAAGAAAACACTGTCACAGGAATAGCAGTGATTGGACGAGGTACAATTTACACTGGCAGGGGGTAGCACAGGCTGTCCAATATACAGTATTTCACTGCTTCTTAGCAATGTTTCATACTGGACCTTAATAAGATAGGCCAGTGTGAGGTAAGTATGGAGCCATCCCATGGTCCTGGAGAAGTTACACTCTTCATCACATGAGGCAGACTCTCACCTTGATACACACAAACCCACTGTTAAAGGGTGATAGATGGCGGCCTTACTACATCTCTAGGCTAATAAAACAACTTGCACTGAGATGCCAACACCCCAAACAattatcagttttacaagaaaggggtCGCTCATCATCGAACGTTGGTTTagtgcatgggtcttcatcctgtggccctccagctgctgtgaaactacacatcccagcatgccctgccacagttttgctattaaggtatgctaaaactgaggcagggcatgctgggatgtgtagttccacagcagctggagggtcgcaggttgaagacccatggtttagtGCATCATGTTCAACTACAGGGAGACATGATAGGTGAAGACAACAAAATGAACACCCGTAAGATAGTAATGGATGGCCTTGACTGCCCATTTTAGATCACAGCATAACACCCTCTCCCTGGGATGGAGCTTCTCTCTTACAGAACTGGATGCTTTATCAGGtgctcccaaagcctaaccctaattctcccccctgcagtctaaccctccacaACTAGCGCCTTCCCCCCACCTACCCGGCAGCCTAAACCGAACCCTCACTGGCATATTTATGATctggattctggctgtcaggattctggtgttggcattctgacaggtgtcgggattccagcactggtATTCTGACAATCGGGATGCCAAATCATCGCGCTTTATTGACTCAAGGTCCTAACACTTGACAGCTCGCTTCAGAAAACCCACTTGCAGTATAAGCGGTTGTCTGAAATTTGGGAATGGAATGACAGGGCCTCCACTGAGTACATGTTTGAAATTGCATAATACAACAAaacacttaaggtgtgtacacacggtgagatttttgcttgcgattttgactacatagtcaaaattgcaaggaaagttagtgcagatcacaaggtgaaagtcatcttgcgatcctgatgcgataccgatgcgcggtcccacgaggtcggtatcgcaagcctagatagactgtgcacgcAAGTGAATTTTGACTATCTactataaaagtatagtcaaaattgacagccaaaatcgcacatagccagtatcgcaagcacagtcatctaggcttgtgataccgaccatagtccctatcgcatagtgagaactGGGCATATCCCGAATCTcactgtgtacacaccttaagatccaCTCAATGTGGTAGAGGCCACTACTATTTAAACCTGTTAGCAGGGCTGTAATGAGGAAAAATTAGGTTAGCTTCTGCACTATCTGGGCCAATCCACCAGAAATCATAAGTAATTTAGTAAAAGTCATATAAACGAGTTTTTAATGAAATAAACCTCTAAAAACCGGTCTATAatgacacatggggcctaattctgagttgatcgcagcagcaaatttgttagcagttgggcaaaaccatgggcctaattctgagttgatcgcagcagcaaatatgttagcagttgggcaaaaccatatgcactgcaggggggacagatataacatgtgcagagagagttagatttgggtggggtgtattcaaactgaaatataacttgcagtgtaaaaataaagcagccagtatttaccctgcacagaaacaaaataatccacccaaatctaactctctctgcacatgttacgtctgcccccctccccccctcccccccctgcagtgcaaatggggggtaatgctgagttgatcgcagcaggaactttgttagcagttgggcaaaaccagagccagtcctaaccaatatgatgccctagtcaagattttggctggtgccccctcgcaccaccgctggttctgcctctgatcttgcacctctttcccagcaccatcacccctcacccatagcagtcattctaccctctatattttaaataggaacagttcgcacatttgatgcacagcccaaaaaggggcatcttcttgctgggaaggggcatggccacacaatagtaaccccaattccaaatacgccacacagtactgcaactttattcacatttgatcatgcgatagtgtccataattcatattacatcccacagtagtatcactttaccttataagcgttactcctcacagtagagccccttattcacattacatcacactgaattgctccttattcacattacaccataccctattgctctttattcacattagatgacacagtagtgccctttctatatgcaacgccacatagtagagcaccttatacacataatgccacacattagtaatgcatttatacacaattccacacagtaatgccccttgcacatgagACACatgaatgtccttataaacataatgcgccttacacattatgacaacctttattaatgcccgtttacacataatgtaccttacacatatggtgcacattatcaatgcctttatacacataatgacacacatagtgccccctacacatttgctgcacattagtgcccctatacacataatgacacacatacagtagcaccctgttacacatatgccgcactttattaatgcccttatacacataatgacacacatagtgaccctttacacatatgttgcacattattaatgcatttttacatgacacacataatgcttcttacacatattccgagcattactgcacaaccaacccactcacgtgtACACAgctctcacacttccactaacactgtgacctctgcctctgcttggatacagatgtgtcctcacaaattttgcatcaatgctaacgtcgggcacctttttttcatgaaaatgcatcttatttgcatttctatgtggctaggatgcacaagcagcttctgctgattaaactgatatgcagcatgcctatatactgtgtgagactgtggctgtatctgcatatgaaatgctacatacagaatataggcatgccgcatatcattttaatcagcagaagctgctgatgccccttggcatagcaaatgccctaggcaattgccaagtttgcctatgcctatggccggctctgggcaaaaccatgtgcactgcagtggaggcagatacaacatgtgcagagagagatagatttgggtgtggtgtgttcaatctgcaatctaaattgcagtgtaaaaataaagcagccagtattcaccctgcacagaaacaaaataacccacccaaatctaactctccctgcaaatgttatatctgccccccccccccgcagtgcacatggttttgcccaacttctaaaaaatttcctgctgcgatcaacttggaattacccccatggttttgcccaactgctaacaaacttgctgctgcgatcaactcagaattaccccccatgtgcactgcaggggagggcagatataacaggttCAGTAtgctatgccagcggtcgggctcccgccgaccagccgccggcttaccgacagtgtggcgagcgcaaatgagccccttgcgggctcgctgcgctcgccacgctattttattctccctccaagggggagaataagtgttggtatgctggctggcgggattccggcgccggtatactgtgcgccgggatcccatcagtcggcatactgaagaccacccgatataacatgtgcagagagagttagatttgggtgggttacattgtttctgtgcagggtagatactggctgctttatttttacactgcaatttagatttcacaccccacccaaatctaactctctctgcacgttatatctgcctcccctgcagtgcacatggttttgcccaactgctaacaatgttcctgctgcgatcaactcagaattacccccgtggtTCCCACAAAAAATTAGGTAATTTCCGGCCAGAAGTTCCGGTATTTTTATCaacaaatttaaataaaaataaagaatctTTTAATAAGAATCTATCCTCGAAAAAGTGCGCTTGGCACGCATGAAATGCGTTGGAGTTTTAAAACAGAAGGGTTACAAAGCCTCCTGCACGGCCCCAGCATTGGCCGCACCACAAACTATACCATCGGCCACGTCCGGAGCAAGAGAGGTGAGGTCACGCCGCTCACaagcccgctggacgcagcgggattCGGAGCGCTGTCAGCCCCACCATCGGCTGCACACAGCGGAGACGAAAGCCGCGGCAGTTAAACATCAGCGGCTCACAACAACATCGGAGCAGGGACAGACAGGTAGGGTGAGTCACCATCTGCAACGGTAATACCAACAATACGTGGATtgcaggcataggtgtgcgcagggggggtgcctggtgcgcacaggcaccccctaatgtctggcaccccgatctcacatgcctgatgcaatgaTCACCgatcaggctgattactgtcccctctgtgctgcaccctctcaggactgcattactgaccggacgcctgggttaatcaagggtgccactgccaccggttttcaaactcccggctctacctccatgtacaaaaacatgctcgcacgcccacctgccacacccgCTACATactcacctctctccttctatgctatgccaacgccagccactgatgaggatcagcatgcagccagcgttcctcttaggaagacaaattcaatattggcaggcggtcggcagcaacattgacacgtcactcgtttttccagcagcagcagtactagtctgcgactgtcagtgtcagtgagtgactgacttgtaagtaagctgctgcagcttgcaggggaaagagagggggagctagaccaggctgaggaggagcagtgtaattgcaatgagtgccatcaggggtgtttgtttggtgcacaccacaacatctgacaatgtatctgctttattgggattggtacaagggtggatattttatattgcgttgaccgtcaatagatggtgctagacacgcccaaaaggtggtgctagacatacccctccgatggtgcaccccctaataaaatgtgctgcgcacgcctatgattgcaGGCTACCCACAATATCACTCAAAAAAGTGTAAACATTTAAAaactaaccaaaaaaaaaaaaaatctttcttttAACAAGTGCCACTTTTAATACACTATTTTATTATTTGAACACATCATATTGACATCAGCGCTCTCTCACACCAAATTAATAGTACACTCTTGACTGATCGGATTAATTCTGTATCTCATAAAGAACAAAAATTTAACCAGGCAAGAACTATGCTTGCTTCTCTTGCTCGCATGGAGTAGACTGTCACCATATCACATTCTTTAACGTTTTAAGCAACCAAATTTTGGGTTCTGTGCATTGTAATTGTTTTTGAAAATTTGGTAAaaactgtaaaataaaataaaggcaATAAAACACAAGTTCCGATTTAGTGAAGAATGTAAAAACGAGGGAAGCAGATAGACATATTTTAGAACTGACTCAGTATATGTTCAGttttggaaagaaaaaaaaaaaaaaaggtcagtggGATTTGGGTTGCTAATGGGAACAGTTATGGGAGGTTTACAAACGCTTTATAATAAAAGAGCAGGTGCACATGCCAATGCAGGACAGGCAGAGTGTCTCTAAGAAGCTCTTAGGAAAGGTGTTAAGACATTTACTTTGCAGGTGATGCTCACTGGGTGTTGTGATGAGAACTTGCATAAAGAAGATTCTGTCTTCAGAACCAGAGATGGAAGGATATTATATAAAACAACTATTTTACCTAGTTGTCGCTACATCCTGTGATTTTTTTCGGActattttttctgtgtattttcaATCTACTGCCTAATTAATGAGAAAATACACCATCTTTCTATGTAGAGTTTGTTgtcctagaccaggcattcccaaccacggtcctcgaggcacaccaacagtgcaggttttagtgatatccaggcttcagcacaagtgacttaattagtagctcagttattttgatttaaccatctgtgctgcagcctggatatcactaaaacctgcactgttggtgtgccttgaggaccgtggttgggaatgcctgtcctagacaaTGTCCCACTCACTAGTTATATATACTGACCAGTTGCCAAGTGCTACTTCCCTGGTTTCCACTGCCGGCTCCAGTACCCTGTATGTTCttattatgtgggctgttgcaataGCTCataggacaatttttttttttttttgcacaattaCTATAGTGTATATACTGTTTTTAATTACTAACCAGGCACAATATATAAAGTccatagagcagggatggggaaccttcggcccttcagctgttgctgaactacacataccagcatgccttgctacagttttgctatttggccatgctaaaactgttgcagggcatgctgggatgtgtagttcaacaacagctggagggccgaaggttccccatccctgccatagAGCTTCTCACTTTAAGTAATAGGATCAGCTGACACACGATTGCTGACCATAATAAACCGACCCACGTATAAGTACAATATAACTGAGCAATAAATTGGACGCTGCAAACAAGAAATAGGCAATGTACGACTCTCATGCTACTGTTATAGCTGTGGACTTACCTCTGGAAGCTTGCTCCCTGGGATACTTGGAAAGTCATGATGCTCCATGTGGTAGCCAACATTGAAGGTTAGCAGGTTGAGTGGTCCATAGTAAGAGTAGGTTTCATAACCCTTTAAAAACATGTAATGCTCTGCTATAAAATGTCCCGATATTGGATGCAGACCCATTGAcagaatggacccagccattaagtaCACAACAGGCTTCAATCCCCACAAGCTGTAGATCACAAAGTCAAAGGAAAACTGAATAGCTGTATTGATTATCTCCATTTGGGTTATGGGTTTGGGATTAAGGTAGAGTGGACGTAAGACATAGAGCAGAGGCTGTAGAAAGATCCAAACAACCTTACGCATAGGGGTGCAGAAAAAGCGCCCCTCAAAGTCTGTGGGGATGTCCACATCCAGGATATCTCCCCCGAGATATCGGTGATGGTCTATGTGGTATTTCTTGAAGGACGTTGAGTAGGGCACACCAATGGGGAGGTTAGCAAATATGCCAAAGAAGCGATTCCACCGTGCGGACTTGTTACCAAAAGCAACATTGTGGGAGATGTCATGGATGGCAAGAGTCAGTGAATGGTTGATCACACCACCAAATGCGTAGGAAAAGAAAAACAGCCACTTCCAGGGGAGATCACAGACAAGGTAGCAGCAGACAATCTGCACAAGGACCATGCAGGAGACAGTCCACTTAAGCTGTGGGTCAGGTCCCATCAAGTTCTTGATCTGGGGATATTTAGCTGGAAAGCAAAACAAGTTAATAAGTAAAGTCAGAGGGTGTATTAACAATGAGTCAGTGCCATCTTTATAACAGGAAAAGCGTTAACTCCAGCACCAGTAACTATACGTACTGTACAACCCTAATAATCGGCTAAGGCTAATATGTACTTTACAAATACCTACACTTCTGTCATAGTAGAGTACGTATTTGGAAAGGGATCAGtataaaatacctacaatcaaaatcccgacaaggtcaaaatcccgacaaggtcaaaatccgaaCATTTAAAAAACCGACAAGTTCAAAATACAGACATTGtaaataagtgtaccgcgtcccctcacatggctcgctgcgcttggcacgctaaaaactgctagcgagcgacatATATATCATCCAAATAAAATTTTCCATACAGCAATTAATAAGTTGTCACAGCAGAGGTGCCCGTCAAAAATCACGACAGCTCCTTGGGCCTAAATCGATTCTTTCTGCATTTTGCAGATGTCCGGGGACTGCGCACGCGCAGAACCTGTTATGTGTATTTGCAGAACGGCCCCTGCGATCTCTTCTCTAAAATGTCAATGTCTTTTCtcttctgtcaatcaggcagaggcgttcgctgggatgGGACAGGGGCGACCGGCGTATGAGAAAACGAGGGGGCAtcgcccccattttctgggagtggtgaggccaagaaCTTCGTCGtgagacgcagtttccttggccccaCAAGCCGCACTGAGACGGCAAGGCTGAGTAAGCTGAAGGTTAGTCGGCCAGCCgtcacagatgaacatcgcgacTGATGGTCACGTTATTCATCTGAGATGCGATCGCCTCCCAAATGCAGGGAGGTTGTGTGcaaggaggaggtggtgtgcagggaggaggtggtgtgcagggaggaggtggtgtgcagggagggggggtgtgcagggaggaggtggtgtgcagggaggaggtggtgtgcagggaggagggggtgtgcagggaggagggggtgt
Coding sequences within:
- the LOC134949163 gene encoding sphingolipid delta(4)-desaturase/C4-monooxygenase DES2-like, with translation MGNQVVRDNFEWVYTDQPHTDRRKEILAKYPQIKNLMGPDPQLKWTVSCMVLVQIVCCYLVCDLPWKWLFFFSYAFGGVINHSLTLAIHDISHNVAFGNKSARWNRFFGIFANLPIGVPYSTSFKKYHIDHHRYLGGDILDVDIPTDFEGRFFCTPMRKVVWIFLQPLLYVLRPLYLNPKPITQMEIINTAIQFSFDFVIYSLWGLKPVVYLMAGSILSMGLHPISGHFIAEHYMFLKGYETYSYYGPLNLLTFNVGYHMEHHDFPSIPGSKLPEVRKIAAEYYDTLPYHTSWGRVLWDFIFCKELGPFSRVKRECELAKKD